In Brevibacillus brevis NBRC 100599, a single genomic region encodes these proteins:
- a CDS encoding SRPBCC family protein: MGFLKAEIEVSSSIELVWWAWTRKERLVQWFAPDATIEPYLGGAYELYFNPANRDQMGTKGCIITHFEPKERLGFTWKGPDEFADTMNHEDALTYVLVTLSETAGKTQVLVEHFGWKEGEEWEKARGWHEMAWSHVLGSLKSALESGKGDLCCSPQAAAHQG, translated from the coding sequence ATGGGTTTCTTGAAAGCGGAGATAGAAGTATCATCATCTATAGAGCTGGTTTGGTGGGCATGGACACGAAAGGAACGGCTAGTTCAGTGGTTTGCGCCTGATGCAACGATTGAGCCGTACCTGGGCGGAGCCTATGAATTGTACTTCAACCCAGCCAATCGCGACCAGATGGGGACGAAAGGTTGCATCATTACCCATTTTGAACCGAAGGAGCGCCTGGGCTTTACATGGAAGGGACCAGATGAATTCGCAGATACCATGAATCACGAGGATGCTTTGACATATGTGCTTGTCACCTTGTCTGAAACAGCGGGGAAAACGCAAGTATTGGTCGAGCATTTCGGTTGGAAAGAGGGAGAGGAGTGGGAAAAGGCTCGGGGCTGGCACGAAATGGCTTGGTCTCATGTGTTGGGTAGCCTGAAGTCTGCACTTGAATCGGGCAAAGGGGATCTGTGCTGCTCTCCACAGGCTGCTGCCCATCAAGGGTAG
- a CDS encoding DUF2625 domain-containing protein, with the protein MLLSTGCCPSRVDVEDSSVSHGELTASKLLFILARLETEMKSFEELYCEKDSAMDEIKKWQSASERKITLLPVELEKGKKQLVDLQVTTRSTLGAVAFETGGILIHQGWLRILGSGHPHLPRSITSWNQQCALNGMLLVADDVIGGFFAINGGMFPDSVGGIWYFAPDSLAWEDLEIGYTDFLHWAMTGDIHTFYETFFWTDWEKDVSELKGNEMFEIYPFLWSKEARELTMDGCSKKPVSALEIWEMSKNGV; encoded by the coding sequence GTGCTGCTCTCCACAGGCTGCTGCCCATCAAGGGTAGATGTTGAGGATTCATCCGTCAGTCATGGCGAGCTAACAGCTTCCAAACTATTGTTTATTTTGGCGAGATTGGAGACTGAAATGAAAAGCTTCGAGGAATTGTACTGCGAAAAGGATTCAGCAATGGATGAAATAAAAAAATGGCAGTCAGCATCAGAGCGGAAAATTACTCTTCTTCCAGTTGAACTGGAGAAAGGGAAAAAACAGCTTGTTGATTTACAAGTGACGACGAGGTCAACGCTAGGTGCTGTTGCTTTTGAAACAGGCGGGATTCTGATTCACCAAGGCTGGCTAAGGATTCTAGGGTCAGGCCATCCTCATTTGCCGCGTTCCATCACTTCTTGGAACCAGCAATGTGCCTTGAACGGGATGCTGCTGGTAGCAGACGATGTCATAGGGGGATTCTTTGCGATCAATGGTGGAATGTTTCCGGATTCGGTAGGGGGTATATGGTATTTCGCTCCGGACAGTCTTGCGTGGGAGGATCTTGAAATTGGCTATACCGACTTTTTGCACTGGGCAATGACCGGGGATATCCATACGTTTTATGAGACATTTTTCTGGACGGATTGGGAGAAGGACGTTTCCGAGCTAAAAGGCAATGAAATGTTCGAAATCTATCCTTTTTTGTGGTCAAAAGAAGCTCGCGAATTAACGATGGATGGGTGCTCAAAAAAGCCGGTATCTGCATTGGAAATTTGGGAGATGAGCAAGAACGGTGTGTAA